A window from Flavobacterium gyeonganense encodes these proteins:
- a CDS encoding PKD domain-containing protein: MRLYIKNTFFLTILFCTLFQCWSQDARTFKVFQFPANKIPTIDGKTDDWKMVPESYIVGMDQLWEDSGKHAKANPKNLDVSVKVAWVKGLNRLYFLYEAYDDYWDFSLPGLHNDTFEVIVDADQSGGPFIDRFHPNKALTNTMDAYFSYHGVHAQNYHIFTPAEGKDWTLVWGSQPWIKELPYANAATYYNFKAGESGKLTLEFWITPFDYAGNDPSRAVESILEENKNIGLCWAIIDYDDVNNEKNNGFWNLSKEHTMYGNASYSLPFKLMPLEKQFQKQINAKWTFNVIDKNKRTVAFIDQSVGEIESYKWDFGDGNFSSEKNPVHEYKEAGKYIVVLDISGPKGKSRLSKIWDVAVK, from the coding sequence ATGAGACTTTATATAAAAAATACATTTTTTTTGACGATACTGTTCTGTACTTTGTTTCAATGCTGGTCACAAGACGCCAGAACTTTTAAAGTTTTTCAGTTTCCGGCGAATAAAATTCCAACTATTGACGGAAAAACAGACGACTGGAAAATGGTTCCTGAAAGTTATATTGTCGGAATGGATCAGCTATGGGAAGACAGCGGAAAACATGCAAAAGCAAATCCTAAAAACTTAGATGTAAGCGTAAAAGTGGCCTGGGTAAAAGGATTGAACCGTCTCTATTTTTTGTATGAAGCTTATGATGATTATTGGGATTTTTCTCTTCCGGGACTACATAATGATACATTTGAAGTGATTGTTGATGCAGATCAGTCGGGCGGACCATTTATAGACCGGTTTCACCCTAATAAAGCATTGACAAATACTATGGATGCCTATTTTTCATATCACGGCGTTCATGCGCAAAACTACCATATTTTTACTCCTGCAGAAGGTAAAGACTGGACATTAGTCTGGGGAAGCCAACCATGGATCAAGGAACTGCCATATGCAAATGCTGCTACATATTATAATTTTAAAGCGGGAGAATCAGGAAAACTGACATTAGAATTTTGGATTACGCCATTTGATTATGCAGGAAACGATCCTTCCAGAGCTGTTGAATCAATTTTGGAGGAAAATAAAAACATCGGACTTTGCTGGGCAATCATTGATTATGATGATGTAAATAACGAAAAAAACAACGGTTTCTGGAACCTGTCCAAAGAACATACCATGTATGGAAATGCTTCTTACAGTCTTCCGTTTAAATTAATGCCTTTGGAAAAACAATTCCAAAAGCAAATCAATGCTAAATGGACGTTCAATGTAATTGATAAAAACAAAAGAACGGTAGCTTTCATCGATCAGTCTGTAGGCGAAATTGAATCTTATAAATGGGATTTTGGCGATGGGAATTTTTCATCAGAAAAAAATCCGGTTCATGAATATAAAGAGGCCGGAAAATATATCGTAGTTTTAGATATTTCAGGTCCAAAAGGAAAATCAAGATTATCAAAAATCTGGGATGTTGCCGTAAAATAA
- the rhaM gene encoding L-rhamnose mutarotase: MKLKPGFEAEYKKRHDEIWPELASLLSETGIQDYSIFLDEETLILFAVQKINADFDFDLLPNHPIVKKWWAYMGDIMETNPDNSPVAIGLKEVFHLD; the protein is encoded by the coding sequence ATGAAATTAAAACCGGGCTTCGAAGCGGAGTATAAAAAGCGACATGACGAGATCTGGCCTGAATTAGCAAGCCTCCTTTCAGAAACTGGTATACAGGATTACAGTATTTTTCTGGATGAAGAAACACTCATACTTTTTGCCGTTCAAAAAATAAATGCTGATTTTGACTTTGATCTTCTGCCGAACCATCCTATTGTAAAAAAATGGTGGGCTTATATGGGTGATATTATGGAAACTAATCCTGATAATTCTCCAGTTGCAATTGGTCTGAAGGAAGTTTTTCATTTAGATTAA